From the Trifolium pratense cultivar HEN17-A07 linkage group LG4, ARS_RC_1.1, whole genome shotgun sequence genome, the window ttattgatttcaaattcaggtgatcctcttgcttctatcgttgaaagcacttatgcccaacttttacaaaacatgaacgatataacatatttccaaaatagagctatactagctcctaaaaattcaatagtcgacacaataaatgattatatgttggatttaattcctgatgaagaaaaaacatatttgagttatgatactcgatccactcacacaaaatgtagacggtcaaacagtggatgatatTCATACTCTCGAATTTTGAACACGATTtttacgtcgggacttccaaatcacaagttgagacttaaagttggagttccagttatgctattaaggaatttgaataaaaaattaggattatgcaatagAACAAGAtttattattatgagattgggaaaacgtgctcttgaaggaaaaattatttcaggaagtaatattggtgatcaggttttcatacatagattttctctgacaccatctgacgtgggaattccttttaaatttcaacggagacgacccgtgcaccgcacaggtcgatgttctagtttgTAGAATGGttcttctattttaaaaaagtctGTTAAGGGAGGAGAATCTTCTTGATTTGAagaacattttatttttaacattttaccttttttttccTGGATAAGTATTATGTCCCCCAAACTTATGCAAGTGCTTGCATTTGCAGCTCTACgtacactactagaaaattgGTCATTTGGGACGGATTTTTGGGACGGAATGGATTTTGTCTAAAGCAAAATTGCACTTTCAGACAGATTATGGACAAATTTCAAATTTGTCTAAAAGGTTGAGACGGATTTCAGACGAAATGGatattattgattattttataattttttcatgaTTTCCGTCCCAAATCTGTGTGAAATATTGGGACGGCTTTGGGACGGATCCATAATTTTGTGTGTTGTTACTTTTTTTAACTAGTTCCGTCCGAAATTCGTGTGAAATGTTGATATTAAATATATCACAAAAACTCATCACCGTTAGATAAGTTCCAAAATtattgagagagaaaaaaactaGCCAACTTTGTGAGAGGGAAACATAAAAATTTAGCCAATTTTGTGAGAGGgaaacatttttcattttcttttgtttttacctCCAAAATCCCAAATCAGACTTCTTTTCTAACTTTGTgacctaaaaaaaaaacccaaattcCATTTCTCTCTTAGAATGAAAGAACCTACATCAGACTGAGAACCCAAATCTCATTGCTCTCAAATCGTGTCGCTCAGTTCTCCGTAGCTCATCTTTACTCTTCACGTCTCTTTCGTCGTTCTCTACAGTCGCCGACCCAGCTCCCTTCTTTGCCGTAATCACTATCGTGTTGCTCAATCTGTTGTCCTCCATTCTTCGCAGCTCATCTTCGCTGTTCAGGTCTTGTCCTCCATTCTATCTATATTTGGTTGTTGTTTTGAGCTATTTAGTGTGtttgatttggatttgaagagaaaaaatagaaaataataagattaaaaataagtgtgttcaattaattaattttgcttTGTTTGGTATAGGTATGGTAATGCTAGATTTGGTTGTATTATGTTGTTTTAGAGCTTTTGCTTGTCTTGGCCTTAAATTTCCATTGAAAATAGAAAAGGAATTTGgatattttgatcattaatttgATAGTTGAAATGGGAAGAAATCTCACTAGACTTTTCTATATTCTTTTATTATCTTAccagtttttcaattttagtttcaAATATTGTTTGATAAAACTACTAAACAAATCTTTTTAGATTGTAGCTTAAACATTTATTGATGCTATGCTATGATAATGGTACTTCTCAAAGAATTAGTTGTTCTAGTTTATGGTGTGTGGTATAATGTGGTGTCTGTTTTGGTTTTGTATCACTAGAGCTGTTATGTTTAGGTATTAGGGATGGAAATCAATTTATAATTGTAATGGTTAATTTGATAGTGTTTATTTAGAAgtggaattttgtttttttgtaacgTATGGACTTAGTTGTAGGTTTGATTTTTACTTATAAGACACTTAAGATTTCAATACTTCTTACATAAAACAGAATATGGAAATTCCTAAACATCGGAGGTGGATGTATAATAGGCTTCTTCCACGCCGGGGAGGAATACGAAGGGAATTTCTAGAAGGGGTTCAAGATTTTGTCGATCAAGCAATTGGGAGACCTCAATTTTTAATTGATGGTGGTACACTTAGGTGTCCATGCAAACAAATCTTTCCAAACTCCAGATGATGTTAAACTTGATTTGTACAAGCATGGTTTCATGCCAAGATATTGGCGTTGGGATTCACATGGGGAGAGTCCATTCACTCCAAGCAACAGAAATGCAGATGGAGGGAATGACGAGGGTACACATAGTCAGCCGCTAGATGTTGAACCACTAAGAAATGCATATGAATCTATGGTTATTGATGCTCTTGGCCCAGAAATTGTGAACCAACTTGAAAGACACGTAGAGGAATCTCCAAATAGGGAAGCACAACAGTTCTATGATTTGTTGCACTCTGCACAACGACCGCTATGGGAAGGTTGTGTTTCCCACTCAGAATTATCTATGGCGGTTAGACTGTTGTCTATTAAAGCGGAAGGGAATATATCGCAACAAAGCTTTAATAATATTCTTCAAGCTATGAAGGAAGGTATGCCTAAGGATAACTTGGTTGTCCCTGATTTTTATAGAGCAAAGAAGTTGGTTTCAAAACTTGGAATGGGATGTGAAAAAATAGACTGTTGCATTAATGGTTGTATGTTGTACTACAAAGATGACCTTATGGAAAAAGAGTGTCATTTTTGCCAAGCTCCAAGGTACAAGGTAGGTAAAGGTGGTAAGGAGATACCTTTCAACAGAATGCATTATCTACCACTCACACCTAGATTAAAGAGATTATATGCCTCCAAAAACTCTGCACGTCATATGAGATGGCACTCTGAGCACCAACAAGTTGAAGGTGTTCTTGAACACCCTTCTGATGCAGAAGCGTGGAAGCATTTTGATCAAACATATCCACAATTTTCTTCTGAAACTCGAAATGTGAGACTTGGATTATGTGCCGATGGATTCACTCCTTTTGGTCAATCTGGTAAACAATATTCATGTTGGCCAATAATTGTGACTCCCTACAATCTTCCTCCTTGGATGTGTATGACAACTCCATATATGTTCTTAACCATGATCATTCCTGGTCCTCGTAACCCTAAAGCAAAGATAGATGTGTATTTGCAACCTTTGATTGATGAGCTAAAGTTTTTGTGGGAAGAAGGTGCTTTGACTTATGACATTTCTAGAAAGCAAAATTTTGTAATGAGAGCTGCATTAATGTGGACAGTTAACGATTTTCCTGCATATGGAATGCTATCGGGATGGATGACAGCAGGGAAATTAGCATGCCCATATTGTATGGAACATTCAAAGGCATTCTACTTGAAGAATGGTGGCAAGACATCATGGTTCGATTGCCATAGACAATTCTTGCCAAATGATCACATGTTTCGAAGAAATAAGGATTCATTTTATAAAGATAGAGTTGATAGATCAGAACCTCCTCCAAGGTTGACAGGGGAGCAAATGTGGAATAAAGTTCATATGAATCCTAGGATAATAGACTTCATGGAAGTTCAAATACCAGGTTATAAGACTGAGCATAACTGGACAAAGCGAAGTGTATTTTGGGATTTGCCTTATTGGAGCACTAATTTGATTCGTCATAATCTTGATGTTATGCACattgaaaaaaatgtgtttgatAATGTCTTTAATACTGTTATGGACATAAAAGGCAAGACTAAAGATAATTTAAAGGCAAGAATGGACTTGAAAGAGTATTGCAACCGTAGGGATTTGGAgctaaaagaacaaaataatgGAAAGATCATAAAGCCCAAAGCAAACTACACATTTAATCTAGAACAAAAAAGGGCAATTTGTGAATGGGTGAAGGGTTTAAAGATGCCAGATGGATATGCTTCAAACTTGGCCAGATGCGTTGATATGAAGGAAGGAAAGCTACATGGAATGAAAAGTCACGATTTTCACGTGTTCATGGAACGTTTGCTTCCAATTGCTTTTAGTTCGTTACCGGATAAAATATGGACGACTTTAACAGAGCTTAGTCAATTCTTTAGAGACTTATGCTCTACATCTGTAAGAGAAGAAGATCTGATTCAAATTGAGCATAACATACCAATTGTGTTATGTAAATTAGAACGTATTTTTCCTCCTGGGTTTTTTGACTCAATGGAACACTTACCAATTCATTTGTCATATGAAGCAAGGGTCGGGGGTCCAGTGCAATATAGATGGATGTATCCCTTTGAGAGGTACTACTTTAAAAGAAATATAtggatttcttctttttttttttacaataatatgGATTTATTCCTATGtagttcatttatttatttttgtcatgtgTGAAACTATGCTGTTTATGTACCAGGTATCTTCATCACCTTAAAAAGAAGGTTAAGAATAAGGCTCATGTTGAAGGATCTATAGTTGAGTCGTACCTTATTGAAGAAATTTCCCATTTTTGTACTTACTATTTTGAGCTAAATGTACAACCTTTCCCCACTGACATTCAAGGAAAAGATTTTATGGTTGAAGAAGAgtcattttccatttttaatttgCCTGGTCGATTTGCTGGTCAATGCAAGACTCGATTTTTAGAGGATAAAGAATTTATTGCAGCCCTGAATCATATATTAATCAACTGTGATGAGATTCAACCATATATTGAGTAAGTTATTTTTAAAACCAAAGTGCTTCATTTGTTGATATAGTTTTGGTTGATCAGATGTAGTTTATTGAATGAATTCCATATCAATAATAGGATATTTGTGGAGACGTTACGTGTGGTTGATCGCAACATAAGTGATGAACATGTTGATAAGTGCATTGAAGAAAACTTTGCAGTTTGGTTAAAGAATTATGtaagtatatattttgaaatagattTGTATATATGTTATATTGTAGATGTATTTCTAGTAACATGCTTCTTGTTGAATGGTTTTATTTAGGTTGACAATCCTTCAAATAACGTGACAGATCCGAATATAAGTGCCTTGGCTTGGGGTCCTTTAAGAATTGTTAAAACCTGGCCAATTTATTGTGTGAATGGCTTCAAGTTTCATACCAAAACACATTCATTTGGAAAGGCTACTATGAATTGTGGTGTGTGTGTTACTGGTACAGGTTATGGTGAATATGAAAATGATTTCTATGGTCAACTTGAAGAAATCATTCAAGTTGAGTACCCTGGATTACCATTGAAAAGAGTTGTCTTGTTCAAATGTGATTGGTTTGATCCTACAATTAATAGAGGGACTAGGGTGAATACACAATATGACATCATACAGATTCATCACAATAGGCATTATAGAAAGTATGATCCATTTATTATTGCACAAAAGGCAACTCAAGTGTATTTTGCCCCACATCCAATAAAAACAAGGAACAATGCAAACTGGTGGTTTATAATTAAAACCAAAGCTAGGGGAGTGATTGAGAATCAAGAAATTTGTGACTTTGCATATCAAGAGGATTTTACTTATCAAAATTGTGGTGGCGTCTCAATTGATCTTGATTTACCTATTAATCTCCAAGATATTGATAGGGGGTTTGATGAACTTGATGGATATGATGCTGATGGAGACCATGATAAACCCATTGATGAGTATGACTATGagaatggtgatgatgatgaagtggAGATGGAtagtgatgaagatgaagaatttAGTGATTTTAATGATAATGAATAATAGGTATGTATCTTTTGATGTTGTGATGGTCTTCTATTTTTTGCAGAAAGCATATTTTGTGTATTTGAAGCTTTATACTTGATTAGTTCAAGAAAACTTATTTTGTGGTATTTGAAGCTTTATACTGATACTTGAAGCTTGACAAAGAATATCATCTTTATAGTTCAAGAAATCatattatgtttatttgaaGCTTGATTCTTGTCTGGTTTTTGTTGTTTCAGATGTCAGGTAGAGGTTCAACAGAGGTGGGAGGACCATATCCTCTCGAGGTCAACGCTCATCTCCAATTTTTGAATGTGAAGATGGATTAAATGAGAAGTGTTCCCTCTAGTAGCAACAATAGTGATAATTTGTGGTCCTATTGTGTTGGTTTTCAGGGTCATAATGGTTTTAGCTATAGGGAGTGTGGTTGTCTATTAGGTGTTATAGCTATTGAGTAGGAGTTTTATATAGTGTTGGGTTGATTTTGTTCTTATGCTGGTTGTGACTGGTGTCTGGTGAATGTTACTTAATAATATTACAATTGAAGATTGTGGCTTCAGTGTTTGGTGAATGTTATTAagctttatatattatttacattttagttgaaatataattaaagaaatattgtttaaaaattaaatggaTTTAACAAATCTGTCCAAAATCTGCCTGAAATGTATTTCCGTCTGAAATTCGTCCCAAACCTTTCCGTCTGAAATTCGTCCCAAAGCATATGAAAATAAGACAAACTTTGGTTGGAAATTTTGTCCCAAAGCTGTCTGATATCCGCCTGAAACACTTTCGGACGGAATTTGGGACGGAATTTAAAATTAGCAACGAGGGTTTTTCACACGGGAGGCAATCCGTCCGAACTCCGTCTAAAGATCAATTTCTGTCCGAACTTTGACCGAATTCCGTCTCTAATCCGTTTGAAATTCCGTCCGAAAACCCCAAATTTCTAGTAGTGGTAACAACATGGCCTTCGATTTTTTGGAGCCTCAAATTTTCGGTTCATCGATAGTAGGTAACCTAAttcaattgttatttgttagctaatttaaattattattaaatagaaAAGTATAACTATAAGGCACAATCCACACAATAAAAACATAAggagcagcagcaacaacaacaaatgaAAAAGGTTCAATTATATAGTCCATCGACAAATCATTTCATACAATATAATATGAATATACTTTTTATGTTAGTTAGAGGATGactatttaatttgtatattattTCTCTTATGagtctttttcatttttgtgtgtttttaattttttattaagagtTTATTTTACACATCAAAACATGACCTCTAAATAGTCAAGACCTAGACAtgtatctataacaatatataaaaaagatagGTGAGTTTGGGATGAACTTTTCaatatgggtcatgttaacatgtgcataaaaggcacatgttaaggttctaaatatagaaaattgcatttattgttagaaaaaaatttaatgcttaagaagttaaatgcacatatttcaatatattatttctacttttgattccttaacatgtgcctttggtgcacatgttaacattttcctttcaatatacctattttatctttgacttagtttcacaacttccattaactaatcaatttaaaaaaataaaaaataaattcaaatcataaaaatgtgaataagtgacaAATGAGTTGTCTATACATGAATGATTACCGACTTAATActacatctatactatataaaaagacaatacaaatatttttggtgtcgatttttcataataccaacaatacacttatttttttagcaataaaaaatttttattaacaaattcatcatctataacaatatataaaaaggataggtgagtttgggatggacttttcaatatacctattttacccttgacttagtttcaaaacttccattaactaatcaatttaaaaaaataaaaaataaattcaaatcataaaaatgtgaataagtgacaAATGAGTTGTCTATACATGAATGATTACCAACTTAATACTACatttatactatataaaaagagaatacaaatatttttggtgtcgatttttcataataccaacaatacccttatttttttaacaataaaaatattttattaacaaattcatcataacataaaacatttttttggacataaattagacacaggcaggcgcggaacgcgcctg encodes:
- the LOC123924101 gene encoding uncharacterized protein LOC123924101 — its product is MNCGVCVTGTGYGEYENDFYGQLEEIIQVEYPGLPLKRVVLFKCDWFDPTINRGTRVNTQYDIIQIHHNRHYRKYDPFIIAQKATQVYFAPHPIKTRNNANWWFIIKTKARGVIENQEICDFAYQEDFTYQNCGGVSIDLDLPINLQDIDRGFDELDGYDADGDHDKPIDEYDYENGDDDEVEMDSDEDEEFSDFNDNE
- the LOC123922351 gene encoding uncharacterized protein LOC123922351; the protein is MPRYWRWDSHGESPFTPSNRNADGGNDEGTHSQPLDVEPLRNAYESMVIDALGPEIVNQLERHVEESPNREAQQFYDLLHSAQRPLWEGCVSHSELSMAVRLLSIKAEGNISQQSFNNILQAMKEGMPKDNLVVPDFYRAKKLVSKLGMGCEKIDCCINGCMLYYKDDLMEKECHFCQAPRYKVGKGGKEIPFNRMHYLPLTPRLKRLYASKNSARHMRWHSEHQQVEGVLEHPSDAEAWKHFDQTYPQFSSETRNVRLGLCADGFTPFGQSGKQYSCWPIIVTPYNLPPWMCMTTPYMFLTMIIPGPRNPKAKIDVYLQPLIDELKFLWEEGALTYDISRKQNFVMRAALMWTVNDFPAYGMLSGWMTAGKLACPYCMEHSKAFYLKNGGKTSWFDCHRQFLPNDHMFRRNKDSFYKDRVDRSEPPPRLTGEQMWNKVHMNPRIIDFMEVQIPGYKTEHNWTKRSVFWDLPYWSTNLIRHNLDVMHIEKNVFDNVFNTVMDIKGKTKDNLKARMDLKEYCNRRDLELKEQNNGKIIKPKANYTFNLEQKRAICEWVKGLKMPDGYASNLARCVDMKEGKLHGMKIRYRIKYGRL